One Ricinus communis isolate WT05 ecotype wild-type chromosome 7, ASM1957865v1, whole genome shotgun sequence genomic region harbors:
- the LOC8259158 gene encoding uncharacterized protein LOC8259158, translating into MELEQPISRETSGTVHEINSTSIRNGPSRSTNSTRTVSSALSSDLCNRSESFRTLDIGVPKSISSERRLAWLRSQIIGDDVEFESPFGKRRLTYADHTASGRSLHYIENFIINNVLPFYGNTHTCDSYVGHRTTKMVHEATQYIKRSLGGGEEDAIIFCGSGTTAAIKRLQEVMGIAVPSIMRDRIIKCLSNEERWVVFVGPYEHHSNLLSWRQSLAEVVEIGLNDSGLIDIEALEKLLDSYRKANRPILGSFSASSNVTGIFSKTRGLAQLLHRYGGFVCFDFAASGPYVEIDMRYGEVDGYDAIFLSPHKFLGGPGSPGILLMSKALYQLKYSPPSTCGGGTVCYVNGFNDKDTLYLDDIEERENGGTPQIIQTIRAALAFWVKEYIGYNVIEEQEKNYISKALERVKSNKNIWILGNTSAERQAILSFLIYSTTNSSSSSSKDESSSSSSEYRDGKVDDLYMWAETGNKRDKPLHGAFVASLLNDLFGIQSRGGCACAGPYGHVLLDISEANSLALRSAIHQGYMGAKPGWTRISFPYYMSNQEFEFIMAAVEFVAIYGQRFLPLYGFNFKTGTWYFKKKAFKDLLVGKENKCNTFPMAAVGGEIINKYASYLEIAKHIANLLPKFPSSRKLPEDLDYNLLYFRV; encoded by the exons ATGGAGCTGGAGCAACCCATTTCAAGAGAGACCTCTGGTACTGTCCATGAGATAAACTCAACCAGCATCAGAAATGGTCCTTCAAGATCAACTAACTCAACAAGAACAGTCAGTTCTGCATTATCCAGTGATCTTTGCAATCGATCCGAGTCGTTCCGGACGCTCGACATAGGTGTGCCAAAGAGCATTTCGTCTGAGAGAAGACTCGCTTGGTTGCGCTCTCAGATCATAGGGGACGATGTAGAGTTTGAATCTCCCTTTGGCAAACGAAGACTAACTTATGCTGACCATACTGCCTCTGGCCGCTCTCTTCATTATATCGAGAATTTTATCATTAACAATGTTCTTCCCTTTTATg GGAATACTCACACATGTGACAGTTATGTGGGACATAGAACAACAAAAATGGTACATGAAGCAACACAATACATAAAGAGAAGCTTAGGTGGTGGAGAAGAAGATGCAATCATTTTCTGCGGCTCTGGCACAACGGCAGCTATTAAACGTTTACAAGAGGTAATGGGGATTGCAGTGCCATCAATTATGAGAGATAGGATAATTAAATGCCTGAGCAATGAAGAGAGATGGGTAGTCTTTGTTGGACCCTATGAACACCATTCCAACCTTCTTTCCTGGCGACAAAGCTTAGCTGAAGTGGTAGAGATTGGATTAAATGACAGTGGGTTAATAGACATCGAAGCTCTTGAAAAGCTTCTTGATTCGTATCGGAAAGCCAATCGCCCGATTTTGGGATCATTTTCGGCTTCTAGTAATGTTACTGgtattttttctaaaacaaGAGGACTTGCTCAGCTTCTTCACCGATATGGAGGGTTTGTCTGTTTTGATTTTGCAGCCAG TGGACCATATGTAGAGATCGACATGAGATATGGGGAGGTTGATGGGTATGATGCAATTTTCCTAAGCCCACATAAGTTTCTCGGAGGGCCAGGATCGCCTGGAATACTTTTGATGAGCAAAGCCCTTTATCAGCTGAAATATTCTCCCCCATCAACTTGTGGCGGCGGAACTGTTTGTTATGTTAATGGCTTCAATGACAAG GACACATTATATTTGGATGACATAGAGGAGAGGGAAAATGGTGGAACACCACAGATAATCCAAACAATTAGAGCGGCATTGGCATTCTGGGTTAAAGAGTACATAGGCTACAATGTGATTGAAGAACAAGAGAAGAATTACATATCAAAAGCATTAGAAAGAGTCAAGTCGAACAAAAACATATGGATTTTGGGAAACACAAGTGCCGAAAGACAAGCTATATTATCATTCCTCATATATTCTACcacaaattcttcttcttcttcttctaaagATGAGAGTAGCAGTAGCAGTAGTGAGTATAGAGATGGAAAAGTAGATGATCTTTACATGTGGGCAGAAACAGGGAACAAGAGAGATAAGCCTCTTCATGGAGCATTTGTTGCAAGTTTGCTTAATGACTTGTTTGGTATCCAATCTAGAGGTGGATGTGCTTGTGCTGGACCTTATGGTCATGTTTTGCTTGATATCAGTGAGGCTAACTCCCTTGCTTTAAGATCTGCCATACACCAG GGATACATGGGAGCAAAGCCAGGATGGACAAGAATTAGCTTTCCATACTACATGTCCAACcaagaatttgaatttataatgGCAGCAGTGGAATTTGTAGCCATTTACGGCCAACGTTTTCTACCATTGTATGGCTTCAATTTTAAAACTGGAACTTGGTATTTCAAGAAAAAGGCATTTAAGGACTTGTTAGTAGGAAAAGAGAACAAGTGCAATACCTTTCCCATGGCAGCTGTTGGTGGAGAGATTATAAATAAGTATGcttcttatttggaaattgCCAAACACATTGCTAATTTGCTTCCTAAGTTCCCTTCTTCACGTAAACTTCCTGAAGACCTAGATTATAATCTTTTGTATTTTCGAGTGTAG